A stretch of DNA from Syntrophorhabdus sp.:
GCGATGTCGCCAGATCCCTGGCCCACAACATGATGCCGGCCTCCCACAGATTCCTGGCCTCGTCGAGCTCAACAGGGGAGGGGTTGTCTTCCGTCCCTTTTTGAGCGCTGGTGTTGGGCGTGTATCTCCTTACCTTGGTTTTACCGAGCCCGACGTCAAATTCGTACTCGATGATGTCGTCACTGAAGATATCGAGGATATTGTTGCGAACCGTGTCCTCACGTATCGTACTGTTGCCTATCTGTGGATCGATATAGTACCACAGGTTCTGCATCTCCCCGGTCCAGTCGATCTCCGCGTCGTCGAACATCCTCTTGGGAAAGAAGAAGGCCTGCAGGATATTCGCGCCGCTGCCCTCGGCTGACGCCAAGACTGACGCGGCCGTACCGGAAGAAGCACGCCGAAGCATGTCCAGCAGAGCGGCTTCAAGCTGACTTGCCATTTGATTGCCATCATCGGCCTCGAAATAATTGTAAGGCAGGTTCGATTTGTTCTTGTCCCACTGGACGCACTGAGCATCCCATCGCGTCGGATAGTCGCACTGTGTCAGGGGGAAGTTTACGTAGCGGCTGTCCGTTGAGGGCCACGTGGTATAAGGATAAGGATAATCACTGGTCGCTGAACGGTCGAATCCCCCGAACATCGCAGTCGTCCTCATGGCGTTCTTTCCATCCGTTCCCGTACCAAAGGCATAAATTGTGTAAGTCGTAATGTTCTGGTCCCCGGTCAGGTCTGACCTCATGTCCTCTGTGCGCATTTTGTGGGCAACCCGCATTGGGTCCACACCGTTCGGCGAGGTAACGGAATTGTCCCAGACCCCATCCGATATGAGCAAGACAAAGCCCTTTCGGCACCAGATAGGTGTGGAACCATCGTAATAGGGGTCCTTCTGCGATCCTTTATTGATATACGCTGCGTTATTGTAATATGAGTAGAGTCCTTCCTGCTTGTAAAAGTCGTATGCCTCCCACAGGGCCTCACCCGTTGGCGTACCGCCATAAGGTTGCTCGTTGTTGATCGCCGAAACCATGGTGGACAGTGGCGAGTCTTTGGCCGTGAGCAAACGGCCTACCCTGTTGCGATCTGAAGAGTAGACCATGAATTCCATGTGGGCCTTTGGGTAGAATCTCTGGACCACACCTTCCACGGTCACTCCGGCAGGCACTACGGTGAATATGTTGTGATTCGAGACGCCATTGAGCTTGCACGTCGTCGTATAGGTTCGGTTCGAGATGGAGAGGTAGCGCTGTGCCGTCCCGCTGTCGGCGGTGATCGTATACTTGCAGTTATTGTAATAATCGTTAATGACGTAGGCCCCGCCTTCGCTTTCGAGAAACGTTGCGCCGCCGCCGGTATTGAATCTTCCCCCGGTAAGCGCTTTTCTCGCCACGTCCATCCTTGTGGCAGTGAGCCAGTTGAGAAAATTGCCGGATATACACGTGGGACCAGTTCCCATTCTGTCGGTCAGATCGGGTCCACAACTGCTTTCGTAATATTTGCTCGATGTCTGAACGTAGTATTTCGTGGTATCGAAATAACCGTAGTAGTCACGGGTCTTGTCGTACTTTTTGGAAGAGTTGCTTGTCGTGCTTATGGTAGAGGTCCCGCAGAGAGCAACGCTCTTGCTGCTGTAACTGCCGAAATTCTCCGGCAGATACGCCGGAAACTGCATACTCCCCGAAAAGTCCATAACAATGAGGATATTCGGCTTCACCGCGTTGCTCGTGAATATGGGGTTGACGCAATAATCGTTGTTGGTCGCTGCCTCCGTAAAAGCGGGGATCCCCAGGAACATCAGGCAAGCGAGAACAAAACAGGTCTTTTTCATATACCCTCTCCCTTATCGATACAGCAAGAACTCACTCACCGCGTGGACCACCCCGGGTCCGACAAAGAGATACAGCAAAGCACACAGGGACAGGAATGGACCGAATGGAATGGCGTACTTGCCACCCTCTTCCTTGCCCTTCATGAGCATGAGGGGAATGCCCACCAGGGTACCCACAACGGAACCTCCTATGAGGGAGAAGAGCACCCCTTTGAGTCCGCTGAATGAGCCTATCATGGCGAGGAGCTTGATATCTCCGCCACCCATGCCTTCCCGTTTCGTGATCAACTGATAGCCGTAGGCGATGACGAAGAGAACGCCGCCGCCGATAAGCACTCCCCAGACGGCCTCCATCACCTGGAAACCGGGTCTGAGAAAGGATATGATCAATCCCGCGACCATGCCCCCGACGCTGAGTATGTCGGGAATGATCTGGAAATCGTAGTCAACGAAGGAGACGACGATGAGGATCGCCGTAAAGAATATCTGGATGAAGAACTCGTAGGAGAGCCCCCACCGTCGGTAGATCATCATGAAGACAACCGCGGTGATAAGCTCGACGAGAAAATAGCGAAAGGAGATCCTTGCCCCGCAATCCCTGCACTTGCCCTTAAGGACGAGATAGCTCACAAGGGGGATGTTGTCGTAGAACCTCACCGGCTTCTCGCAGGCGGGACATGCCGATGAAGGGTGGATGATGGACTTCTTTCTCGGTATTCTGTAAATGCAGACGTTAAGAAAACTGCCGATGACCGCTCCGAAAACGAAAACAATGATCAGATGTAGGGTATGCATCGTCTCTCGTGCTCACTTTACGTTTGCCAGAACCCCGTTCTCATCGATGGTCCAGGTATCGTCGCATATCTTATCGTTGTTGAGGTCACCGTTCGCTTCGGCAACAAAACGGGTCGAGCTGGCGTGACGTATCCTGAAATGGTATCTCTTCGTCCTCTGTTTCCAGTTCGCCAGCTTGCTGGCGTCATCCGTGTAATATCCATGCCGCGACCTGTACGTCTCTTCCGCCTCCCTGATGCAGTGGAGCTGCGCCTTCACACTCACCTGCTCAGTTCTCTTGCTGCGCATGGCGTGCATGGGAAGAGCGATGAGAACGACGAGAAGGATAACAACGGCGCCGATGAGCAGTTCTAATATCGTAAAACCCTTTTGGTCCATAAACCTCATAAAAGGCGGGGGGCGTTGACGCGCCCCCCGTCCGTTGGATAACACTAGTCCTTCGGTACGTACTTGGCAGTCACTGTGCTGGCGGACCAACTCCATGACTGAAGGTTCTGATCACCCGCGGTCAGGACCAGGTTGCCGGTAACACCCGAAATGCCGCCGACTGCCCATACGATGGTCGAGTTCGTGCCGCCGGCAACATAAGTGACGACAGGGGTAGTCGCACTGGCGACGCCCGCGCCGCCGCCGTCAGCATATTTCGTGGGAACAGTGATGCCAAGTCCGGCACCAACAGCGTCGGAACCCGTCCAGGTTGTAGCGACCGGGTTTGCCTGCTCGGACATCCAAGTGATGAGACCGGTCTTAATGGACCCTATCGCATTCGTCACTTCCGTGAGCCTTGTCTTCCGGGTATAGTCCATGTAGGCCGGAAGTGCTATCGCCGCGAGGATGCCGATGATGGCGATAACGATGAGAAGCTCGATCAACGTAAAACCTTTCTTGTTCCTGTGAAGCTTTACCATACTACACCTCCTGAGGATTATGTAAGTTAGTAATTCTAATTATCGCTAGTTTAGCACAACTGTTAACGATGTAAATGATTTTCGTCACATTTCGGAGAAAAGGCATCCACCCCCGGGAGGCCCGACCGACGGGGGTTCGCTGTTCCTTGCCGTCCGGCAGGATCGCGGCCCGGAAGCAAAAAACCTGATATTTCATTGTCCGACAGAGGGATCAAAACACCTGAAAGCAGGCAACCTTGTGGTCCTCGTCGCCCCTGAGTTCCGGGGTCCCGTCGGCGCACTCCACCTTTCTGTCCTCGCATTTGTCATAGTAGGGGCATCCCGAAGGGTCGGCGCCGTTCGTCGCCTCTTCCCTCAGGGCGAAATCTCCCTGTGATGCCCGGATAAGCATGCGCGTGTAGGGGTGGAGGGGGTTCAGGAAGACCTGGTCGCGGCCGCCGGTCTCCACAACCTTACCTTTATATAATACAAGGATGCGGTCCGACAGGAAACGGACAATGTTGAGATCGTGAGAGACAAAGACCATGGAGATATCGGACCTCTCCCGGATGTCGAGGAAAAGGTTGACGATCTGTGCCTGTATGGAGACATCGAGAGAGGAGACGGGCTCGTCGGCGATGATGAGGTCCGGTCCCGTGGCGAGGGCCCGCCCTATGGCCACCCTCTGCCTCTGGCCACCGCTCATCTCGTGGGGATACTTCTTCAGGAAATCCTCGTCGAGGCCGACGCTCCTCAGTATCTCGCCGACCCGAACCTCCACGTCTGCCTTCCCCTTTGCCATGCCATGGAAACGGACGGGTTCGGCGATGATCTCGCGTACCTTCATTCGCGGATTGAGCGACGAATAGGGGTCCTGGAATATGATCTGCATCCGCTTGCGCAGTCTCTTTACCTCTTCGCCCCCCGCCGCGAGGAGACTCACGTTGTCGAAGACGATCTCTCCACTGTCGGGCCTTTCGAGGAGGAGGACGCACCGCGCCAGCGTGCTCTTTCCCGAACCGCTCTCGCCGACAACTCCCAGGGTCTCGCCGACGCCGAGGTGGAAACTGACACCGTCGACGGCCCGTATCGTCTCTTTGGCCACGGAGAACAGGGTCCTGCGGACCTCGTAGTGCTTCCTGACGTCTAGTACAGATAACAGCGGACCCATTGACCCTCCGCGACCTCCTTCATGACCGGCTCGTCCCCCCTGCACACATCCATGGCGAAAGGACAGCGGGGGTGGAACGTGCAGCCCTTGGGCAGCTCCGAGAGCTTCGGCACCGAACCCGGTATGGCCTTCAGCCTCTTCGCCGTCCCCGAGAATCCGTAGACCGATTCCAGAAGGCCCCGGCCGTAAGGGTGCAAGGGCTCCCGGAAGAAATCCTCCACCCTGTTCCTCTCCACCATCCTTCCCGCGTACATGAGCCCCACGGACCGGCCCATGGACTTCACTATCGTCAGGTCGTGGGTGATGAATATCATCGACATCTCCAGGGAATCGACGAGACCCCGGGTGAGGCCAAGGATCTGGGACTCCGTCGCGACGTCGAGGGCTGTCGTGGGTTCGTCGGCAATGATGAGGGAGGGATCGCAGGAGACGGCCATCGCCATGAGAACGCGCTGCCTCTGCCCGCCCGAGAGTTGATGGGGGTACTGAATGTACCTCTTTTCCGGGTCGTCGAACCCCACCTGCCTCAGAAGCTCAAGCGCCCTTTCCCGCACGCCGTTTCCCTGGCGGACCCTGTGTATCTCGATCGTCTCCGCTATCTGCTCGCCAACCCTCAAGACAGGGTTCAAGGCGGTCATGGGCTCCTGGAAGACCATCCCCATGCGGCTGCCGCGGACCTCCTCCATCTGTCTCTCGCTCAAGCTCAAAAGGTCCCTGCCCTCGAAGACGATCCTGCCCGAAACGATCCTGCCCGGAGGGTGAACGAGGCGCATGATGGAGTGGGCCGTCACCGTCTTGCCCGAACCGCTCTCCCCGACAAGCCCGAAGACCTCTCCCTTTCCGACGGTGAAGGTCACGTCATTCACCGCGTGTATGACCTCTTCGCCGGTAAAAAAGGCCGTATTGAGACCGGTTACCTCGAGAAGCGTATTATCCTTTGTATGTATCATCGATGGCGGACGGTTCCCAACGGGAAATTTATTTTGATTATTTGAACCTTATGCATTATACTTAACCATATTTAAATGGCAAGCCTTTTATGTATGAGCTAACACCTGACAGCGCATACATTTTTTGTATAAAGAGAACCACACAAACGCGTATACTATCCCCATGAGGTGAATCATGTCAGAGAAAGAGCCGACAGATTTCAGGGAAGGACTAACCTTCGACGACGTTCTGCTCGTGCCGGCCTCAAGCAGCATAATGCCCGCCGATGTTGACGTCTCAAGCTACCTGACTCCCGCCATACGGCTCAATATCCCCATACTCAGCGCCGCCATGGACACGGTGACGGAATCGAAGACCGCCATCTGTCTCGCCCAGGAGGGAGGCATCGGCATCATCCACCGGAACATGACCGTGGAGGACCAGGCACACGAGGTGGAAAAGGTCAAGAAATCCGAGAGCGGCATGATCGTCGACCCCATCACCATCGCCCCGGAGAACAAGATCCGGGATGCCCTGGAGCTCATGTCCCGATACCGCATTTCCGGCATACCCGTCACGAAAGGCACGAAGCTCGTGGGCATCATCACGAACAGGGACCTGCGCTTCGAGACAAACCTCGAAAGGAAGGTCCAGAACGTCATGACGAAGGAGAACCTCGTCACCGTCAAGGAAGGGATCGGCCTCGAGGAATCCAAGAAGATACTCCACAAGCACAAGATAGAGAAGCTCCTCGTGGTGGACAGGAATTTCGACCTCAAGGGGCTTATCACCATCAAGGATATAGAGAAGATGCGCAAGTACCCCAACTCGTGCAAGGACCAGCTGGGAAGGCTCCGCGTCGGAGCCGCCGTCGGTGTCGGCCCCGACCGGGACGAGCGCGTCGAGGCCCTCCTCAGGGCAGGGTGTGACGTCATAGTCGTCGATACGGCCCACGGCCATTCGAATAACGTCATCGAGTCCATCAGGGCCATCAAGAAGAGCTTCCCCGACGTCCAGCTCATCGCGGGCAACATCGCCACCGCCGAGGGTTGCGAGGCACTCATCAAGGCAGGGTGTGACGCGGTCAAGATCGGTGTCGGCCCCGGCTCCATCTGCACCACGCGGATCGTCGCCGGCATTGGCGTGCCCCAGATAACGGCGATCATGGACGCGGCGTCCGTGGCCAAACGGCACCAGATACCCCTCATAGCGGACGGGGGCATCAAGTTCTCCGGCGACATCACGAAGGCCCTGGCGGCCGGCGCACAGACCGCGATGATAGGGAACCTCTTCGCGGGCACCGACGAGACACCGGGAGAGACGGTCCTCTACCAGGGCAGAACGTACAAGGTCTATCGCGGGATGGGCTCCCTCGAGGCCATGCGCGAGGGGAAGACGCGCGACCGCTACTCGATCCCCGATGACGCGCCCGAGTCCAAGATCGTTCCCGAAGGCATCGAAGGCCGGGTACCCTACCGCGGCTCCCTCTCGATATCCGTCAACCAGCTCGTGGGAGGCCTCAAGGCGGGCATGGGATATGTCGGCAGCCGGACGATAGAGGACCTCCAGCGCAAGCGCAGGTTCATCAGGATAACGTCGGCAGCCCTGCGCGAAAGTCATGTCCACGACGTCATCATCACCAAGGAAGCACCGAACTACAGGATCGAATAGGATATGGACAGCCACCACCGCGACTACCACGAGGAACTCATCCTGATCCTCGATTTCGGCTCCCAGTACACCCAGCTCATAGCCCGCAAGGTACGCGAACTCGGCGTCTATTGCGAGATATACCCCTACAACCTTGACCCTGGCACCATAAGGTCCATGAAACCGCGGGGCATTATCCTCTCCGGCGGTCCCGCCAGCATCAATGAAAAGAGCGCGCCCCTCTGCGACAGGGCGGTCTTCGACCTTGGCGTTCCCGTCCTCGGCGTCTGCTATGGCCTTCAGCTTCTGGCCAGGACCTTTGGCGGCACGGTGGAGAAGGCCCCGAAACGTGAATTCGGCAAGGCCCACCTTTATATAGAGCAGACGGACAGGTTCCTCGACGGCGTCAGGGACGGCGACATCGTCTGGATGAGCCACAGCGACAAGGTGCTCACCCTCCCCCGTGGTTTTGTCGCCCTCGCCCGGTCCGACAACTCCTCCTACGCGGCGGTGCGCAACATGAACGGCACCGTTTACGGCGTCCAGTTCCACCCCGAGGTCCACCACACCCCGAAGGGCAAGCGCATCCTCAAGAACTTCCTCTACAAGATATGCCGGCTCAAGGGTCTCTTCTCGCCGCAGTCCTTTGTCGAACTCGCGACGGAAAAGATACGCCGGGAGGCGGGAGGCGAGAAGGTCATCTGCGCCTTGAGCGGCGGCGTCGATTCCTCGGTGGTCGCCGCCCTCATTCACCGTGCCATCGGCGACAACCTGCGGTGTGTCTTCGTCAATAACGGCGTCCTGAGGAAGAACGAGGCGGACGAGGTCATCGCGGCCTACCGGGACATCCTCCACCTCAACCTCACGTACGTCGATGCCGGGGAAGCGTTCCTCAAAGCCTTAAAAGGAGTGAAGGACCCGGAACGGAAGCGGAAGATCATCGGAAGGCTTTTCATCAGGATATTCGAGGAAGAGGCCCGCGCCAACGGCTCCGTCCGGTACCTGGCCCAGGGGACCCTCTATCCCGACGTCATCGAAAGCATCTCTTTCAAAGGGCCTTCGGCCACGATCAAGAGCCACCACAACGTTGGCGGCCTGCCGAAAAGGATGAAGATGACCCTCATCGAACCCTTAAGGGAACTTTTCAAGGACGAGGTCAGGGTGGTGGGGCGCGAGCTTGGCGTCCCCGAATACATCGTCGGCAGACAGCCCTTCCCCGGTCCCGGTCTCGCCGTGAGGATAGTCGGCGAAGTGACGGAAGAGAGGGTCCGGGTGCTTCAGGAAGCGGACAGTATCATCCGCCAGGAGATCGAGCACAATCCTTCTTTCAAGCACATATGGCAGTCCTTCGGTATACTGATACCCGTCAAGACCGTCGGCGTCATGGGCGACGAGAGGACCTATGCCAACGTCATCGCCGTGCGTGTCGTCGAAAGCGAGGACGCCATGACGGCGGACTGGGCGCGCCTTCCCTACACAACCCTCGATACGGTGGCGCGAAGGATAATCAACGAGGTCACGGGCGTGAACAGAGTGGTCTACGACATCTCCTCGAAACCGCCGAGCACCATCGAATGGGAGTGAGGGGACATGCCCGACTTCGTCCACCTCCATCTCCACACCCAGTACAGTCTGCTTGACGGCGCCATCCGGTTCGACCGCCTCTTCAAGGCGGCCAGGGACTTTGGCATGCCGGCGTGCGCGATCACGGACCACGGCAACATGTTCGGGGCGGCGGAATTCTACCTTGAAGCCAACGAGCACGGACTCAAACCCATCATAGGCTGCGAGGCGTATATCGCCCCGGGGTCCCGGTTCGATCAGAAAAGGGTGAAGGGCGAGGACGTTGCCTACCACGTCGTCCTCCTCGCGATGAACGACACCGGCTATCAAAACCTGCTCAAGCTCGTCAGCCTTGCCCACCTGGAGGGTTTCTACTACCACCCCCGCATCGACAGGGAGATACTGAGCCAGTACCACGAAGGGCTCATCTGCCTCACCGCCTGCATCAAGGGAGAGATACCGAATGCCATCCTCCGGGGCACCGACGAGATGGTCCGCAGGCATGTCGACTACTACCTCTCCGTCTTCGGCGACCGGCTCTTCTTCGAACTCCAGGACAACGGCCTCGAGGAGCAGAGGATAGTCAACGAACGTCTCATCGAACTGTCCTCCCACTACGGGGTGCCCATCGTCGCGACGAACGACTGCCATTACCTGCGCCGGGAAGAGGCAAAGGCGCACGAACTTCTCCTGTGCATCCAGACGGGAAAGACGATCAACGACAAGGACCGCCTGAGCTTCTCGACGGACCAGTTCTACTTCAAGTCCCCCGAAGAGATAGCGCTCGCCTTCTCCCGGTATCCCGAAGCTCTCTCCAACACGATGCTCGTCGCCGAGATGTGCAACGTCACCATCGATACGAACACCTACCACTTCCCCGAGTTCCATCCCCCCGCCGGCATGGACCTCGACGAGTACTTCGAGAAGCTAGCGCGGCAGGGTTTCGAGAAGCGAATGCCCGAAATGCGGGCCGCCTACGATTCCTTCGGCGAAGAGCTTCTCGACCAGTACCGCAAGAGGTTCGACTACGAGGTGGGCGTCATCAAGAAGACGGGGTTCTCCGGGTACTTCCTCATCGTCGCCGATTTCATCAACTACGCGAAGACCCATGGCGTACCCGTGGGGCCGGGCCGCGGCTCCGCGGCGGGCAGCCTCATCGCGTTCTGCCTCGGCATCACGGACATCGACCCCATCAAGTACGACCTCATCTTCGAGCGCTTCCTGAACCCGGAACGCATCAGCATGCCCGACATCGACGTCGACTTCTGCCGCAAGGGACGCGACAGGGTCATCGAATACGTCACCAACAAGTACGGCAAGGACAACGTCGCCCAGATCACCACCTTCGGGACCATGAAGTCCAAGGCGGCGGTGCGCGACGTGGGGCGTGCGCTCGGCATGCCCTACGCGGAGGTCGACAAGATAGCCAAGCTCATCACCACCGCGGACCGGGGCATCGAACGGGCGATAAACGAGGAACCCGAGGTGCGTGACCTGTACCAGAGGGACGACCGCGTGAGGGAGCTCCTCGACAACGCCTGCGTCGTCGAAGGCCTGGCACGCCACGCGTCGACACACGCCGCGGGCATCGTGATCGCCAACAAGCACCTCTCCGAGTACCTTCCGCTGTACAGGGGAAAGCACGATGAAACGGTGACGCAATACGACATGAAGATGATCGAGAAGATCGGGCTCATCAAGATCGACTTCCTCGGCCTCGAGACCCTCACCCTCATGGACACCATCGTGAAGCTCCTCATGGCCGAGGGCATCGAGATCGATCTCGCCCGGCTGCCCCTCGACGACAGGAAGACCTACGAGCTCCTCTCGTCGGGCAACACCTCCGGCGTGTTCCAGCTTGAAAGCCGCGGGATGCGCGATCTTCTCACGAAGCTGAGGCCCTCTCAGTTCGACGACATCATGCCCCTCATCGCCCTGTACAGGCCCGGTCCCCTGAAAAGCGGCATGGTCGACGAGTTCATCAAGCGCCGCAACAACCCGTCGCTCGTGACCTACGAGACGCCAAAGCTCAAGGAGATCCTCCACGACACCTACGGCGTCATCATCTACCAGGAACAGATCATGAAGATAGCCTCCGTGCTCGCCGGCTTCTCCATGAAGGACGCCGACGCGCTGCGCAAGGCCATGAGCAAGAAGATCCCCGAACAGCTCGAAAGGTACAAGCAACAGTTCGTCGACGGCGCCGTGGCGAACGACGTTCCGAAGGATGTCGCGGAGAAGATCTACGACGTCATCCAGCGTTTCGGGGAATACGGGTTCAACAAGTCTCACAGCACGGCCTACGGATACATCGCCTACCAGACGGCGTACCTCAAGGCCCACTACCCCATCCATTATTTCGCGGCCATGCTCACCACCGAGGTGGGCGACACGGACAAGCTCGTCAAGTACGTCGGGGAATGCCGGGAGTCGGGCATCGAGATCCTGCCCCCCGATATCAACATGAGCCAGAGCGATTTCACCATCGTCGATTCGAAGATCCGCTACGGGCTCTCCGGCGTCAGGAACGTGGGCGAGGCGGCAATCGAGAGCATCATCCAGGCCCGCGAGGAAGCGGGAGGCTTCAAGTCATTCGTCCACTTCTGCAGCGTCATCGACTCCCGCAAGGTCAACAAGAAGGTCATCGAAAGCCTCGCCATGGCAGGCTGCTTCGACAGCCTCGGCCTCAACAGGTCACAGGTCCTCTACCTTGCCCAGGAAATGCTCGACAGGCTGACGAAGAGGGACACGAAGAACAACCACAAGCAGGGCAGCATATTCGGGGAAACGGAGGTCGCCGACGCGACGGTCTCCTTCGACATCCCCTCCATGGACGAACTCTCCCACGAGGAGATCCTCCTTGGCGAGAAGGAATCCCTGGGTTTCTACTTCAGCAAGCATCCCCTGAAACCCTACGAGAAGCTCATCGCCGAGCTCACCCCCTACGACAGCCAGAGTCTCAAG
This window harbors:
- a CDS encoding type II secretion system protein; this encodes MDQKGFTILELLIGAVVILLVVLIALPMHAMRSKRTEQVSVKAQLHCIREAEETYRSRHGYYTDDASKLANWKQRTKRYHFRIRHASSTRFVAEANGDLNNDKICDDTWTIDENGVLANVK
- a CDS encoding prepilin peptidase, whose product is MHTLHLIIVFVFGAVIGSFLNVCIYRIPRKKSIIHPSSACPACEKPVRFYDNIPLVSYLVLKGKCRDCGARISFRYFLVELITAVVFMMIYRRWGLSYEFFIQIFFTAILIVVSFVDYDFQIIPDILSVGGMVAGLIISFLRPGFQVMEAVWGVLIGGGVLFVIAYGYQLITKREGMGGGDIKLLAMIGSFSGLKGVLFSLIGGSVVGTLVGIPLMLMKGKEEGGKYAIPFGPFLSLCALLYLFVGPGVVHAVSEFLLYR
- a CDS encoding ABC transporter ATP-binding protein, which encodes MIHTKDNTLLEVTGLNTAFFTGEEVIHAVNDVTFTVGKGEVFGLVGESGSGKTVTAHSIMRLVHPPGRIVSGRIVFEGRDLLSLSERQMEEVRGSRMGMVFQEPMTALNPVLRVGEQIAETIEIHRVRQGNGVRERALELLRQVGFDDPEKRYIQYPHQLSGGQRQRVLMAMAVSCDPSLIIADEPTTALDVATESQILGLTRGLVDSLEMSMIFITHDLTIVKSMGRSVGLMYAGRMVERNRVEDFFREPLHPYGRGLLESVYGFSGTAKRLKAIPGSVPKLSELPKGCTFHPRCPFAMDVCRGDEPVMKEVAEGQWVRCYLY
- the guaA gene encoding glutamine-hydrolyzing GMP synthase — its product is MDSHHRDYHEELILILDFGSQYTQLIARKVRELGVYCEIYPYNLDPGTIRSMKPRGIILSGGPASINEKSAPLCDRAVFDLGVPVLGVCYGLQLLARTFGGTVEKAPKREFGKAHLYIEQTDRFLDGVRDGDIVWMSHSDKVLTLPRGFVALARSDNSSYAAVRNMNGTVYGVQFHPEVHHTPKGKRILKNFLYKICRLKGLFSPQSFVELATEKIRREAGGEKVICALSGGVDSSVVAALIHRAIGDNLRCVFVNNGVLRKNEADEVIAAYRDILHLNLTYVDAGEAFLKALKGVKDPERKRKIIGRLFIRIFEEEARANGSVRYLAQGTLYPDVIESISFKGPSATIKSHHNVGGLPKRMKMTLIEPLRELFKDEVRVVGRELGVPEYIVGRQPFPGPGLAVRIVGEVTEERVRVLQEADSIIRQEIEHNPSFKHIWQSFGILIPVKTVGVMGDERTYANVIAVRVVESEDAMTADWARLPYTTLDTVARRIINEVTGVNRVVYDISSKPPSTIEWE
- a CDS encoding prepilin-type N-terminal cleavage/methylation domain-containing protein, with the protein product MVKLHRNKKGFTLIELLIVIAIIGILAAIALPAYMDYTRKTRLTEVTNAIGSIKTGLITWMSEQANPVATTWTGSDAVGAGLGITVPTKYADGGGAGVASATTPVVTYVAGGTNSTIVWAVGGISGVTGNLVLTAGDQNLQSWSWSASTVTAKYVPKD
- a CDS encoding DNA polymerase III subunit alpha; translation: MPDFVHLHLHTQYSLLDGAIRFDRLFKAARDFGMPACAITDHGNMFGAAEFYLEANEHGLKPIIGCEAYIAPGSRFDQKRVKGEDVAYHVVLLAMNDTGYQNLLKLVSLAHLEGFYYHPRIDREILSQYHEGLICLTACIKGEIPNAILRGTDEMVRRHVDYYLSVFGDRLFFELQDNGLEEQRIVNERLIELSSHYGVPIVATNDCHYLRREEAKAHELLLCIQTGKTINDKDRLSFSTDQFYFKSPEEIALAFSRYPEALSNTMLVAEMCNVTIDTNTYHFPEFHPPAGMDLDEYFEKLARQGFEKRMPEMRAAYDSFGEELLDQYRKRFDYEVGVIKKTGFSGYFLIVADFINYAKTHGVPVGPGRGSAAGSLIAFCLGITDIDPIKYDLIFERFLNPERISMPDIDVDFCRKGRDRVIEYVTNKYGKDNVAQITTFGTMKSKAAVRDVGRALGMPYAEVDKIAKLITTADRGIERAINEEPEVRDLYQRDDRVRELLDNACVVEGLARHASTHAAGIVIANKHLSEYLPLYRGKHDETVTQYDMKMIEKIGLIKIDFLGLETLTLMDTIVKLLMAEGIEIDLARLPLDDRKTYELLSSGNTSGVFQLESRGMRDLLTKLRPSQFDDIMPLIALYRPGPLKSGMVDEFIKRRNNPSLVTYETPKLKEILHDTYGVIIYQEQIMKIASVLAGFSMKDADALRKAMSKKIPEQLERYKQQFVDGAVANDVPKDVAEKIYDVIQRFGEYGFNKSHSTAYGYIAYQTAYLKAHYPIHYFAAMLTTEVGDTDKLVKYVGECRESGIEILPPDINMSQSDFTIVDSKIRYGLSGVRNVGEAAIESIIQAREEAGGFKSFVHFCSVIDSRKVNKKVIESLAMAGCFDSLGLNRSQVLYLAQEMLDRLTKRDTKNNHKQGSIFGETEVADATVSFDIPSMDELSHEEILLGEKESLGFYFSKHPLKPYEKLIAELTPYDSQSLKEADTEQDVSMAGIVSVLKEITTRRGDRMAYVTLEDTKGTVETICFPDLYGKNHSVIQSGKPLMVTGSLERSEDGSARIKAKAVALLETLTGELLKTVRIRIHCEVIRKEELRVLKDILFSLRGRSGVLLEFQLNGEKRSLPLRNVRIDPGRKDVILKHFKKGMDVEVIDEILP
- the guaB gene encoding IMP dehydrogenase — encoded protein: MSEKEPTDFREGLTFDDVLLVPASSSIMPADVDVSSYLTPAIRLNIPILSAAMDTVTESKTAICLAQEGGIGIIHRNMTVEDQAHEVEKVKKSESGMIVDPITIAPENKIRDALELMSRYRISGIPVTKGTKLVGIITNRDLRFETNLERKVQNVMTKENLVTVKEGIGLEESKKILHKHKIEKLLVVDRNFDLKGLITIKDIEKMRKYPNSCKDQLGRLRVGAAVGVGPDRDERVEALLRAGCDVIVVDTAHGHSNNVIESIRAIKKSFPDVQLIAGNIATAEGCEALIKAGCDAVKIGVGPGSICTTRIVAGIGVPQITAIMDAASVAKRHQIPLIADGGIKFSGDITKALAAGAQTAMIGNLFAGTDETPGETVLYQGRTYKVYRGMGSLEAMREGKTRDRYSIPDDAPESKIVPEGIEGRVPYRGSLSISVNQLVGGLKAGMGYVGSRTIEDLQRKRRFIRITSAALRESHVHDVIITKEAPNYRIE
- a CDS encoding ABC transporter ATP-binding protein; the encoded protein is MGPLLSVLDVRKHYEVRRTLFSVAKETIRAVDGVSFHLGVGETLGVVGESGSGKSTLARCVLLLERPDSGEIVFDNVSLLAAGGEEVKRLRKRMQIIFQDPYSSLNPRMKVREIIAEPVRFHGMAKGKADVEVRVGEILRSVGLDEDFLKKYPHEMSGGQRQRVAIGRALATGPDLIIADEPVSSLDVSIQAQIVNLFLDIRERSDISMVFVSHDLNIVRFLSDRILVLYKGKVVETGGRDQVFLNPLHPYTRMLIRASQGDFALREEATNGADPSGCPYYDKCEDRKVECADGTPELRGDEDHKVACFQVF